One segment of Leptospirillum ferrooxidans C2-3 DNA contains the following:
- a CDS encoding VOC family protein → MNNAVCWFEIYVQDMNRAKKFYESVFETRLSKLESPGGKMDYWTFPMEEKGCGSTGALVRMEGAPSGGNSTLVYFDCEDCAVQAKRAADHGGKVDKEKFSIGQYGFIALVFDTEGNMIGLHSMK, encoded by the coding sequence ATGAACAACGCTGTCTGCTGGTTCGAAATTTACGTTCAGGACATGAACCGGGCCAAGAAATTCTACGAATCCGTGTTCGAAACCCGTCTCTCGAAGCTGGAAAGTCCGGGTGGGAAGATGGACTACTGGACTTTCCCCATGGAAGAAAAGGGCTGTGGGTCTACCGGCGCTCTCGTCCGGATGGAAGGGGCTCCTTCTGGCGGAAACAGTACCTTGGTGTATTTTGATTGCGAGGATTGCGCCGTTCAGGCCAAGCGGGCTGCCGATCACGGGGGAAAAGTCGACAAGGAAAAGTTTTCCATCGGGCAATACGGATTCATCGCGCTGGTATTCGATACGGAAGGAAACATGATCGGACTTCATTCAATGAAATAA